In Vespula pensylvanica isolate Volc-1 chromosome 15, ASM1446617v1, whole genome shotgun sequence, the genomic stretch tatatttttttttttactatacaAAGAGATTAAGTCAAATTGTTCGTATTCAAAGTTTGAATGAATATTTGATCGATGGAACGATATATCGAcgaatattaatcattttaagaTAACGAGAAACATATCCCTGTTAATTCGTTTCCAAAGCATTCcttacgaaagagaaatttatcaaaagtAGTACACGAATGTGTCTCGAATTTCGAGAGTGGGGTTACCAGATACAATAGGATGAGTCTAACGTCTTGAGTGTGTATCAAGGTGGGAAATGGCGGTGGTAGAGAGTGACTATGACGAATGTATTTGTGTTCGTGAGACGAAGCTGTAAAGATTAGTTCTCGTCTAGTCTAGTTCGGTGTAAGAGCCAAGTGTTATTGACAAGAAAATGGTGAGTCTATCTATTTGTTTCGAATTATAGTCCAATGGAAAGTAAAATCCTTAAGAAAGTAGAATCcttagagaaaatataaactaagaaaaagatgatcactgagagatagagaaggaataTCGACTGTTAATGAGTGGAACAATGTTTGAAGATTAcgaactttttcttcgttcgagaaaaagatatgaaagtGACGAAATTTGTAAAAGGAATAACAAGTCGACACGCGACACATACTGAATGAAATAGAGGAAAGAGTGGCAACAAATCGATAGAGTGGAAGAAGAACTTTCTTCGCGAGTGTAAAGAGTCAGGCTGAGCCTTGATCGACCAGTTTACTGTCTTTTTGGTGCCACGGTGAAAGCGTCTGCAACGAGCTCGATCATCGCAAATCTCACAATTTCTGCTTACCTTTGGGGaatctttaaagaaatatttttctactttatgtatatatgtatatatatatatataaatatctctttaCTTTCCTGTGTTTGATCAACTAACGGATACGAACAGATACAAAACGTGCGATCTAACGTGAGATCGTTCAGACGAACATGAGTAAACGTCAAGTGTTAAACGTgtacgatcgatgaaaaagaaatcaattagaGGATATATTCCAAAGAATATTTTGTGCTACGAAAGATGAACTTTCGTTTGTTGAAGTTCAAGATCTTGATCCTCCTTCTCGTTATGCTAAAGGAATTATACGCTAAAAGTTTTGACCTTGAATCTTCGACGTTGAACAAAACCGTGagtatttttttcgaatcctTTGATCAAACTATTTTATATCGGTATCGGAATATATCACtttatcgatgatttttttatccggtttcgataattaattatctcttttCAAATTGTAAAGCATAcaatttccatttttattaattaatcgaactatgtcaaattatgtatatatacgtaatacacGCATAAGGATAAGACCTTTGCTTAGCGATGTGAATGTCGATTTTACGAGGTAGACCTTGACCTACAATTCGAATCATTGTCACTTTCCCCCGTCTGGCACGTTCCTGTCAATAATTCGCTTTGAAAAGTGAGCGTACTTCCCGCATAGATATTAAcctcgtattcttttttttttctttcttctttcttctttttcttttttttcagcaATCTAATAATCGTACTGGCAAATTTCTGTTCGATGAATTATTTGGCATTGATATCACTGGTGGTGCCGATGACGATGAAAAGCTTCGAAATTGTACATGTGGTAAAACtcgttttcattaaaaaatttttccaaaaaaaaaaaaagaaagaaaaaaagaagaaaagtgtaTATTCTCCTAAAATTTCcaactgtttttttttcttttttttttttatcagaatgTGGTATaactaataaagaaaatcgtatCGTTGGTGGACGACCAACGATACCAAACAGATACCCATGGATCGCTCGCTTGGTTTACGATGGACGCTTTCATTGTGGCGCCAGTCTAATTAACAATGATTATGTTATTACAGCTGCCCACTGTGTACGAAAGTATGTATTAAAATAGATGAATGATGGTTCAGAAAGAACGAATAGCGTTACATTCagtgtttcattttctttcagtttaaaacgatcgaaaattcgTGTAGTACTCGGTGATTACGATCAATATGTAAATACCGATGGTGTTGCTATAATGAGGGCAGTTAGTTCCGTGATACGTCATCGAAATTTTGATATGAATTCTTACAATCATGATGTGGCTTTGCTAAAGCTTCGTAAGCCCGTCAAATTTTCCAAAACTGTTAGACCTGTTTGTCTACCTCAAGCTGGTATCTCATATTAttggatttattttatcgattttaacaCATTAACAACCGATAacgtaaaataatgatttcgCTAAATTCGTGTTATTCGATATTCGGTTATCTAGAATTACACAATTAGTGAATAATAGATGTTGCTAAACTGATAGAATATAATTACGTATTCgaagtttatataatatttatatttgttacatttatattatatttaaattatttatttaatatatatatatttatgaaaatacatgtataacaaaataataagttattcgtataaaataataatgatcgattagaaatgatatttaatccTTCGGAAAACCGGTTGTTAAAGCgttaaaaacgataataattaatatagatgTATCCTAATCACATCatgtttcttctatttcttcagAATCTGATCCTGCTGGCAAAGAAGGAACTGTCATTGGATGGGGACGTACATCAGAAGGAGGTATGTTGCCAGGAAAGGTTCATGAAGTGCAAGTACCTGTATGGAGTTTGACACAGTGtcggaaaatgaaatatcgtgCAAATAGGATCACTAATAACATGATATGCGCTGGCAAAGGTACTCAGGATTCTTGCCAAGGTGACAGCGGTGGACCTCTTCTTGTACACGAAGGTGACAGATTGGAAATAGCaggtaaattatatttaaaaaaacaattttttttaattcctagttacaatctatttatttgctttattcatttattacgaAATTGTTTATTCGTTAGGTATAGTTTCTTGGGGCGTCGGTTGTGGTAGACCTGGATATCCTGGAGTTTATACTCGAGTTACTAGATATTTAAACTGGATCAACACAAATATAAAGGAAAGCTGTCTGtgtgttaattaatatattctacCTCGATTACATTACGACAGAATATTTTGAAGCTTCCATTTTGACGAGATAGAGATGATAGTTAAGGAAGGAAAGTTTTAAAGATGGTAGAATGACACAAATTTATCTGTCGTACGTAGAAAgacgaacgatttaaaaagtttctctGTGTGGACTTCACACGTATTTATTACGTTAGAATCGTACGGTACAGTGGTCAAACGTTCGTGGAATAATACTGTCGCGTAACGGTTTATTGTCGAATCGGAATGCTTATCGTTCGGTATCGAttacaataagaaaaagaaataacgttgATACAAATTGTACGATgacgttaaaaattattaacgatagaaagatataatttattaaattatttataaaatatcatgtTTGCATATGAAACTTTCTACTCTTGATGAATAGATAcatattaaatcgaatttttagaaaaaaattgatttttttattaaactttgaTAGGAACTTGTTAAAACATCcctatttcgaataaaatgacTTCGTACCGCAGGGTAACTTACAAACGACACAGGATGACGTACAAAGTATTTACGTATGCATGCGCTTATAGTGAGATCAAAAAGAAGTCGCGTAAACAACTTCCTCCATTCCACGCGCAGAAATCTGCATAATACGTCCTTTCGAGGCAGCTTTTTGGGTTGCCTCGATGAAATACGGTTCCCGAGAGAGATCCAGCCCATTCGTAAGCCTGTTTATAAGCCATTTCAGAGGGTGAACAGGCGAAAAAGTTTATGGCGATCCGAGATAgtcgaataaatttgatattttatagcTAACTAAGTGTGTGCcttagtatacatatattatacgtatatattatacatataatatacatatatctatacgaaaTGTAATCTCACTTATAGTTAGTTTAAAAATTGTGTAAAGATATAAGtagacaataattattaataataagaattataaattattacatatatatatatatatacaaattaatattatatatatatatatatacatttatttatataaccaGTAAACTGTTTATAACTAAACCTAAGATTAATTGATAAACATTCAATTATTCAttcaattgaatttttattaattaattttaattttaaagaaagcAGAAAGGTTCCGTTATCAATACatgatatattatcttttctttgagaagacaaaaatatttacacacacatagcTTCTTTTTAATAACCACTAAATTTGCATTCCTAATTTTGCATAGTATCAATTCGATGGTTCGTTAACAAGAGTTCTTTGTGACTCGACCGTGAACATGAACGTGAACTGATCATGTGTCGTCCGGTCGGCGACCAGTCGGCAGTCGGcctccttcctccctccttctttccCCGAATACCAATTACTTCTTCGACCTCGCTATTTCTCAGTCTACCTGGGACACTGGCGATAGTAACTCCGTGTCAGGGACATGTCCGTGACTTTTTCCTGACGGTCCCCGCGCGGTGACCTTCTATACTCtcattaagaaatttatatcaacCCTTTGGATTGAAAGTACGCGCGCGTTCGCGCGCGGAAAcattttgattttctcttcataaaaaagaaaagaaacaacaaaaaacaaaaaaagaaccaacaacaacaaaatattgtaaaagagtttataaaaaaatgcaaaagttTCTTTGGTGTCTCGGATTCATCGTCATTCTTTTAATTCAAAAAGAATGTCAGGTAAGTATCAaccgattcgattcgatttgattcgattcgattttattcgattcgaaaataaatagtattttgtttttattaaaacattttcatttaaatgatTTCAGGCGCGACAAATAGgcgaaaatatgaaaaacttCTTTGGTCTCTTCGGTAACAAACCACCGGACACTAAAGAACCACCTGCACCATGTTACTGCTGTCagtaatttgtattattaatttgtataaaatttacgtcgtattcctttttttttatcttttcatatttGATTTAGCGTGTGGATTACGAAACGAAGAGAGTAGGATCGTCGGTGGTCAAACGACACGAATGAATGAACTCCCATGGATGGCGAAATTGtcctatttaaataaattttattgcgGTGGTTCTCTGATAAACGATCGTTATGTGTTAACCGCGGCACATTGCGTTAAAGGGTAAGTATGGTCAAATGATCATAGgtcatgaatatatatatatatatatatatatatatatatatatatatatgcgtgtatctAGTTAGATACATTAGACAAATTACCCAACTCGATAACCataatctttttccttattttttcgtCGCCGGATTTGATCAGTCCCTCCAGTTTTATTTTCAGGTTTATGTGGTTCATGATCAAGGTCACGTTCGGTGAACACGACAGGTGTATCGATAAAGGTTTGGAAACAAGATACGTCGTCAGGGTGTTAACCGGTGATTTTAGTTTCCTCAACTTTGATAATGACATCGCACTTCTTCGACTTAACGACAGAGTTCCCTTCAGTGATACGATACGTCCGATATGTCTACCAACTATTAaaggtaaatatatacacagttATGATAAAGTTACCTAactttaatatctatatcgaAAGacgattatatcgaaatacATATTCAAAACTTTCGAACTAACTGATCGATTGTTGCGTAAATTCAAAGAATGCAACCTGTTTGATCCTCATTTCGTTGCATATTGCACTGACGATTGCAATGGGATGCATCGCAATGCGCATAAATTTGTCGGTATACGGGTAccttt encodes the following:
- the LOC122634600 gene encoding trypsin-1 isoform X2, which produces MQKFLWCLGFIVILLIQKECQARQIGENMKNFFGLFGNKPPDTKEPPAPCYCSCGLRNEESRIVGGQTTRMNELPWMAKLSYLNKFYCGGSLINDRYVLTAAHCVKGFMWFMIKVTFGEHDRCIDKGLETRYVVRVLTGDFSFLNFDNDIALLRLNDRVPFSDTIRPICLPTIKENEYIGSKAIAAGWGTLKEEGKPSCLLQEVEVPVMSLQDCRNTSYSPRMISDNMLCAGYPDGMKDSCQGDSGGPLITEREDKRYEIIGIVSWGNGCARPGYPGVYTRITNYLDWILSNSKDGCFCDNN
- the LOC122634600 gene encoding trypsin-1 isoform X1; this translates as MQKFLWCLGFIVILLIQKECQARQIGENMKNFFGLFGNKPPDTKEPPAPCYCSCGLRNEESRIVGGQTTRMNELPWMAKLSYLNKFYCGGSLINDRYVLTAAHCVKGFIFRFMWFMIKVTFGEHDRCIDKGLETRYVVRVLTGDFSFLNFDNDIALLRLNDRVPFSDTIRPICLPTIKENEYIGSKAIAAGWGTLKEEGKPSCLLQEVEVPVMSLQDCRNTSYSPRMISDNMLCAGYPDGMKDSCQGDSGGPLITEREDKRYEIIGIVSWGNGCARPGYPGVYTRITNYLDWILSNSKDGCFCDNN